The Corynebacterium mycetoides genome includes the window AACGTCTCTGTTGATTCCTCGGCGGCTACGTGCAACTCGCGCATCAATGCTCCTTTTAAGCTTGTTCCACTTCACCCTAGCCGATGCCTAGCGTCCGACGCCCTGATCGAGCAGGTAATCTATCGCGCCGGTGAGCTTGTCCACGTCCGCTGAGTCGACGGCGGGGAACATGCCGATGCGCAACTGGTTGCGGCCGAGCTTGCGGTAGGGCTCCGTGTCCACGATGCCGTTGTCGCGCAGCGCCTGCGCCAGGGCGGCGGCGTCGACGGAGTCGTCGAAGTCGATGGTGCCGACCACCAGCGAGCGCTTGGCGGCATCGGCGACGTACGGGGTGGCCAGCTCGTGGTTGTCGGCCCAGCCGTAGAGCGTCTGCGCGTTAGCGGTGGTGCGCGCAACCATGCCGTCGAGCCCGCCGTTGTCGTTCATCCACCGCACCTGGTCCGCCAGCATGAGCAGCGTGGCGACGGCCGGCGTGTTGTACGTCTGGTTCTTCCGCGAGTTCTCCACCGCCGTCTGCAGGTCCAGGAACGCCGGGATGAAGCGTCCGGAGGCCTTGACCGACTCAATGCGCTCTAGGGCTGCGGGGCTCAGAGCCGCCAGCCACAGCCCGCCGTCGGAGGCGAAGCATTTCTGGGGGGAGAAGTAGTAAATGTCCACCTGGGACATGTCGACGGGGAGGCCGCCGGCGCCGGAGGTGGCGTCGACAAGCACGAGGGCGTCAGTGCCCTCCGGTCGAACGACGGGCACCATCGCGCCTGTCGACGTCTCGTTGTGCGCCCAGGCGACAACGTCCGCGTCCGCCCCGGCCAGCTCGGCGGTCCCGGGCGCGTCGCCCGGGGCGGACTCCACGATGTGGGGCGCGTCCAGCCACGGGGCGGTCTTCGCAGCCTTTGCAAACTTGGAGGAGAACTCCCCGAAGCTCAAGTGGGCGGACTTCTTCTCGATCACGCCGAACGTCGCAGCGTCCCAGAACGCCGTCGCGCCGCCGAGGGAGAGGACGATTTCGTAGCCGTCGGGCAGGTTGAACAGCGCGGACATGCCTTCCCTGATCTCCCCGACGACGTTCTTGACGGCCGGCTGGCGGTGGGAGGTGCCGATCACCGTGTCCGCGCCGCGCACGATCGCGTCGATCTGGCCGGGGCGGACCTTGGACGGCCCGCATCCGAACCGGCCGTCAGCAGGCAGATATTCGGAGGGGAGGGTAGGGAAGGTGCTCATGAAGGCCCCAATCTGTCGGAGGTAAGCGTGGTGTCGCATACTATCACCTCACAGGCTCTGAAACCCCTGTCTGATGTGGTGGGGGCGGAAAACGGGTAATCATGTCGTGCGCATCACAAGCTTTGCTAGGATTAGCTTTTGACGCTCCCACCGGGCGAGTGTGGCTCGACGGGATGCCCAATTACTCTATTGAGGAAAGGTTTGCAGTGGCTACTGACAACAACGATAAGGTCGTGCTCCACTACCCGGGTGGCGAGTACGAAATGGACATCAAGCGTGCCACCGAGGGCAACGACGGCTTCGAGCTAGGAAAGCTGCTCGGAGAGACCGGCCTGGTAACCTTCGACCCCGGTTACGTATCCACCGGCTCCACGGAGTCCAAGATCACCTACATCGACGGCGACGCGGGCATCCTGCGCCACCGCGGCTACGACATCGCGGACCTGGCCAACAACGCCACCTACAACGAGGTGTCCTACCTGCTCATCAACGGTGAGCTGCCGACCACCGACGAGCTGGAGAACTTCAACTCCGAGCTGCGCCACCACACCCTGCTGGATGAGGACTTCAAGGCCGCGTTCAACATCTTCCCGCGCAATGCTCACCCGATGGCCGTCCTCGCGTCCTCCGTGAACATCCTCTCCGCCTACTACCAGGATCAGCTCGACCCGCTGGATGAGGAGCAGCTGGACAAGGCCACCGTGCGCCTGATGGCCAAGGTGCCGATGCTGGCTGCCTACGCCTACCGCGCCTCCAAGGGCAAGCCCTACATGTACCCCGACAACTCGCTGAACCCGCGCGAGAACTTCCTGCGCATGATGTTCGGTTACCCGACCGAGCCGTACGAGGTCGACCCGGTGCTCATCAAGGCCCTGGATAAGCTGCTCATCCTGCACGCCGACCACGAGCAGAACTGCTCCACGTCCACGGTGCGCATGATCGGCTCCGCGCAGGCCAACATGTTCGTCGCCGTCGCCGGCGGCATCAACGCCCTGGCCGGCCCGCTGCACGGCGGCGCGAACCAGGCGGTGCTGGAGATGCTCGACGACATCAAGAACAATCACGACGGCGACGCCACCGACTTCATGAACCGAGTGAAGAACAAGGAAAAGGGCGTCCGCCTGATGGGCTTCGGCCACCGCGTGTACAAGAACTACGACCCGCGCGCCGCCATCGTCAAGGAGATCGCGCACGAGGTGCTCGATCACCTCGGCGGCGACGAGCTGCTGGATCTGGCCATGAAGCTGGAGGAGATCGCGCTGAACGACGACTACTTCATCTCCCGCAAGCTTTACCCGAACGTCGACTTCTACACCGGCCTGATCTACCGCGCGATGGGCTTCCCGACGAACTTCTTCACCGTCCTGTTCGCCATTGGCCGCCTCCCCGGCTGGATCGCCCACTACCGCGAGCAGCTCTCCATGAACTCCAAGATCAACCGCCCGCGCCAGATCTACACCGGCGCAACGCAGCGCGAGTTCGTCCCGCGCGCCCAGCGCTAGTACCTGTCCCCGACAAGGCCCCCACAAGGACGCCACAAGGAGTTGCCTTTTTCCATGGAAAAGCCCACGATTGACATCCCGCAGGAGCCGGCGCCCGTCGACCTCGTCATCAAGGACGTCGTGGTCGGCGACGGCACGGAAGCCGTCGAAGGCGGGTTTGTCAAGGTCCACTACCTCGGCGTCGACTACGAGACCGGGGAGGAGTTCGACTCCTCCTGGGACCGTGGCGAAGCCGCCGAGTTCCCGCTCGCCGGCCTGATCGAGGGCTGGCAGGAGGGCATCCCCGGCATGAAGGTCGGAGGCCGCCGCGAGCTGACCATCCCGCCGGAGAAGGCCTACGGGCCGGCCGGCGGCGGGCACCCGCTGGCCGGGCGCACGCTCGTGTTCGTCATCGATTTGCTGGAGGCGAGCTAACTTCCGGCATAATTGAGGGCATGGATACGAACACAGTTAAGACAGTTGCCCTCTCAAACGGCATTGAGATGCCACTCCTCGGTCTCGGCACCTACAAACTCACGGTGGCCGAGACCGAAAACATTGTCCGCACAGCCATCGAGCTGGGCTACCGCCACATCGACACCGCCGCCTTCTACGGCAACGAGGAGGAGGTCGGCCGCGCGATCAACGCCGCAATTTCCGCCGGCGACGTCACGCGCGAGGAGCTCATCGTTACCACCAAGCTCTGGAACGACGATCAGGACCGCGTGGAGGACGCCTTCCACGAGTCGCTGACCCGCCTCGACCTCGACTACATCGACATCTTCCTCGTGCACTGGCCGTGGGCGCAGCGCGGGCTCTACGTAGAGGCGTTCAAGCGAATCGCCAAACTGAGCGAGGCGGGTAAGCTTCGCGCCGCCGGCGTGGCCAACTTCTATCCCGAGGTGCTCGACCGGATCATCACCGAGACGGGAGTCGCCCCCGTTCTCAACCAGGTGGAGCTGCACGCCGGGTTCACGCAGCCCGAGCTACGCGCCTACCACCGCGAGCACGGCATCCTCACCGAGGCGTGGGCGCCGCTCGCGCGCGGAAAGAACTTCGATGAGCCGGAGATTCGCGCCGTGGCCGACGCCCACGGCGCGACCCCCGCCCAGGTGTCGCTGGCGTACCTCATGCAGCTGGGG containing:
- a CDS encoding FKBP-type peptidyl-prolyl cis-trans isomerase codes for the protein MEKPTIDIPQEPAPVDLVIKDVVVGDGTEAVEGGFVKVHYLGVDYETGEEFDSSWDRGEAAEFPLAGLIEGWQEGIPGMKVGGRRELTIPPEKAYGPAGGGHPLAGRTLVFVIDLLEAS
- a CDS encoding citrate synthase — protein: MATDNNDKVVLHYPGGEYEMDIKRATEGNDGFELGKLLGETGLVTFDPGYVSTGSTESKITYIDGDAGILRHRGYDIADLANNATYNEVSYLLINGELPTTDELENFNSELRHHTLLDEDFKAAFNIFPRNAHPMAVLASSVNILSAYYQDQLDPLDEEQLDKATVRLMAKVPMLAAYAYRASKGKPYMYPDNSLNPRENFLRMMFGYPTEPYEVDPVLIKALDKLLILHADHEQNCSTSTVRMIGSAQANMFVAVAGGINALAGPLHGGANQAVLEMLDDIKNNHDGDATDFMNRVKNKEKGVRLMGFGHRVYKNYDPRAAIVKEIAHEVLDHLGGDELLDLAMKLEEIALNDDYFISRKLYPNVDFYTGLIYRAMGFPTNFFTVLFAIGRLPGWIAHYREQLSMNSKINRPRQIYTGATQREFVPRAQR
- a CDS encoding aldo/keto reductase, which gives rise to MDTNTVKTVALSNGIEMPLLGLGTYKLTVAETENIVRTAIELGYRHIDTAAFYGNEEEVGRAINAAISAGDVTREELIVTTKLWNDDQDRVEDAFHESLTRLDLDYIDIFLVHWPWAQRGLYVEAFKRIAKLSEAGKLRAAGVANFYPEVLDRIITETGVAPVLNQVELHAGFTQPELRAYHREHGILTEAWAPLARGKNFDEPEIRAVADAHGATPAQVSLAYLMQLGCSVIPKTANPQRLVENFGGARIELTQEDVDTLDRVAGGRMYADPREFPGDVK
- the serC gene encoding phosphoserine transaminase; amino-acid sequence: MSTFPTLPSEYLPADGRFGCGPSKVRPGQIDAIVRGADTVIGTSHRQPAVKNVVGEIREGMSALFNLPDGYEIVLSLGGATAFWDAATFGVIEKKSAHLSFGEFSSKFAKAAKTAPWLDAPHIVESAPGDAPGTAELAGADADVVAWAHNETSTGAMVPVVRPEGTDALVLVDATSGAGGLPVDMSQVDIYYFSPQKCFASDGGLWLAALSPAALERIESVKASGRFIPAFLDLQTAVENSRKNQTYNTPAVATLLMLADQVRWMNDNGGLDGMVARTTANAQTLYGWADNHELATPYVADAAKRSLVVGTIDFDDSVDAAALAQALRDNGIVDTEPYRKLGRNQLRIGMFPAVDSADVDKLTGAIDYLLDQGVGR